tccctctctAAATTGTACTCAATTTGTATCCCCTTTATATTCTTGAGTGTGTGAGCTTGGGTATATTTGGGGCTTGGGTTTTCTGAGTGGTTAAACACTATTGTATTCTCTCATTGATTATAGTGGAATACTCCGTCGTCTCCAAACTGGATGTAGGCAATTGCCGAACCAGTATAAATCTTGGtgttgttcttgttgattttttttgttcaatttttctcCTGCCTGtcgttatttatttttcactcgCAGTTGGTTGACGCTTCCGCAcaacaagtggtatcagagctccaGTTTTTCGACTGGGGTTTCGTGGGAGTGAAAAATCTGTTGGTGCTACAGTGACGAGTGAATAGtgcacgtgaatagtgtcggTGCTACAGTGCCCCCCGTGAATAGTGCTGTGCTACAGTAGCAGTGAATAGTGCCAGGCAGATTTGATGGCTGGAgaaaaagttgaaattttgaaggaAAAGGAATCGACATCGTCTTCGTCGGCACCTACATCCAATAGACATCCAATTGCCAGTACAAGGTTAGAGGTTGATAAATTTAATGGCTCCAATAATTTTGGTATGTGGCAATGTGAAGTTATGGATGTGTTGTATCAACAAGAGTTGGATATGGTTCTGGAGGATAAACCAGAAGATATTGATGACAAGCAGTGGACTCGAATTAATCTCCATACTTGTGCCACTATTCGATCATTCCTTGATAAGGAGTTGAAATACCCGTATAAGAAGGAAACTTCTGCTAAGAAGTTATGGATGAAATTGGAGGAGAAGTATATGACCAAGAGCGCAGAAAATCGGCTCTTCTTGAAGAAACGACTCTTCCGATTTCAATATCGTTCAGGTATTTCTATGCATGAACACCTCaatgattataataaaatactggCTGATTTAGCAAATCTTGATGTGATAATTCCTGACGAGGATAAGGCACTATGTTTGTTAAATTCATTGCCTGATGATTATGATCATTTGACAACTACTTTGTTGTATGGAAAATCCGAGGTGAAACTGGATGAGGTGTCTGCGGCATTGGTGAATCATGAGTGTCGAAAGAAGGAACAGAAgactcaaaattcacaaaccgAGGCACTTGTTGCAAGGGGTCGAACAGAGGAAAGAAAATCTGGGAAGCGGGGAAAATCTCGTTCAAAGTCACGAGGGGAAGTTTCCTGCTAAAGATGAATGTGCCTTTTGTCGCCAAAAGGGTCATTGGAAGAAAGACTGCCcccaaattgaagaacaaagagaaggagaaagccGGTTCTGAAGCAAATGTTGCAAAATCTGGAGATGTTGATTTCGAGTTTGCTTTGGCTAGTTCATCTGCTGATGGTCACTCAACTGagtggattttggattcaGGTTGCACCTATCATATGTGTCCCATTCGGGAATGGTTTTCTAGCTTCGAGGAGCTGGATGATGGAGTTGTTTTGATGGGCAATAATAATGCCTGCAAAACACAAGGGATAGGCAAAATCCGTTTGAAGATGCATGATGGAACAGTCAGAGAATTAAGTGATGTTCGGTATGTACCggatatgaagaagaatctcATCTCATTGGGCGCTTTGGAATCCAAGGGTCTCAAGATCACCATGGAGGGTGGAGTTCTTAAAGCTGTGTACGGGGCACTGGTGGTGATGAAAGGTACAAGACGAAATAACTTGTATTTCTTGCAGGGTAGTACAGTTATTGGTGGAGCAGCTGTCACCGAAGCTGCTGACGCAGATAGCACAGACACCACAAGGTTATGGCATATGCGTCTTGGGCATGCTGGTGAAAAAGCGTTGCAAGGATTGGTGAAGCAAGGCTTATTGAAAGGTGCAAAGGCATGCAAATTGGAATTCTGTGAACATTGTGTGCTGGGTAAGCAAACTAGAGTGAAATTTGGCACTGCTATTCACCACACTAAGGGCATTCTAGATTATGTTCAcactgatgtttggggaccttCCAAGAATGCATCTTGGGGAGGTAGCCATTATTTTGTCTCCTTTGTTGATGACTTCTCTAGAAGAATATGGGTGTACACCATGAAGCGTAAAGATGAAGTCTTGAAGATATTCCTGAAGTGGAAAAAGATGATTGAAACGCAAAGCGGTCGAAAGATCAAGACTCTCAGATCAGACAATGGTGGTGAATATAAGTCTGATCCTTTCTTGAAAGTTTGTCAAGATGAGGGTATTGTGAGGCACTTCACGGTTAGGGAGACACCGCAACAGAATGGGGTGGCAGAGCGCATGAACCGTACTTTGCTTGAGAAAGTTCGGTGTATGTTGTCTAATGCTGGTTTAGGCAAGGCGTTTTGGGCTGAGGCGATTACTTATGCAAGCCATCTCATTAATCGGTTGCCTGCTGTTGCGAATGAGGGCAAAACGCCCATGGAGGTATGGTCTGGTAAACCTTGTACTGATTACAAGTATTTACACATATTTGGTTGTCCTGCTTACTATCATGTCAGGGAAAGCAAGTTAGATCCAAGAGCAAAGAAAGCTCTATTTATGGGATTTAGCACTGGCGTGAAGGGATACCGACTTTGGTGTCCAGATGAGAAGAAATTTGTTGTAAGCAGAGATGTGACTTTTGATGAGGCTGCTATGGTAAATCAGAACAAGCATGAAGGTGAAATTGAAGCGACTAAGACCATGAGTAGTTCAAAGCAGGTGGAGTTACTGAAGACTCCAGTTGTTCCAGTAAGGTCTTATACTACAGACACTAGTCCTACAGTTGATTCTGATGAAGAGGACGAGGATGATGAAGAGGAGGCACCTACCCAAGAGCCTCCACAGCAACAAGATTCTATTGCAATCAGAAGATCGAGAAGGGAGATTCGAAAGCCTGTTCGATTTACTGATATTGTGGCATATGCACTTCCCGTTATTGAAGATGATATTCCATCCGCCTACAAAGAAGCTGTCAGAAGTTCAGAGAGCGTGGAGTGGAAGAAATCTATGGatgaggagatgaagtctCTTCATAAAAATGAGACTTGGGAGCTGGTTCAGTTACCAAAGGGGAAGAAAGCAATTGGTTGCAAATGGGTTTATGCCAAGAAGATGGAATCTTTGGGAAAAGACAATGTGAGATTCAAAGCCAGATTAGTAGCTAAAGGATATGCTCAGAAGGAAGGCATTGACTACAATGAGGTATTTTCTCCTGTAGTAAAACATTCCTCTATTCGTATTTTGTTGGCTTTGGTTGCGCAGTTTGACCTTGAGTTGGCTCAACTTGATGTCAAGACTGCATTCTTACATGGTGATTTGGAGGAAGAAATTTATATGTCTCAGCCAGAAGGTTTTAAGGttgctggaaaagaaaattgggtttgcaaattgcaaaaatCATTGTACGGCTTGAAGCAGTCTCCAAGACAATGGTATAAGCGATTTGATCGGTTTATGATCGGGCAGAAGTACACAAGAAGTCATTATGACCATTGTGTATACTTTCGCAAGCTACAAGATGGAACCTTCATCTATCTGcttttatatgttgatgatatgctTATAGCATGTAAAAGCAAAGTGGAGATTGAAAGGTTGAAGACTCAACTGAGtaatgaatttgagatgaaggacttAGGAGAAGCTCGGAAGATACTGGGTatggaaattgaaagagaTAGAGCGAAGGGCAAGATTAGTCTGTGTCAAAAGCAGTATTTGAAGAAGGTACTACAGCGTTTCGGgatgaatgaaaattcaaaaccggTTAGTACACCTCTTGCCCCTCATTTCAAACTTAGTGCTTCTATGTCTCCTAAAACTGGTGAAGAGAGTCATTACATGGCTCAAATTCCATATGCAAGTGCTGTTGGTAGTTTGATGTATGCTATGGTGTGTACGAGGCCTGATATTTCACAAGCTGTTAGTATTGTCAGTAGATATATGCATAATCCAGGAAAAGGGCATTGGCAAGCTGTGAAATGGATTCTACGGTATATTCTGGGTACTGTGGATGTTGGTTTATTGTTTCAGCATGATAAAGTTACTGGTCAATGTGTTGTTGGATATGTGGATTCTGATTACGCAGGTGATTTGGACAAGCGTAGGTCCACTACAGGTTTTGTATTCACTATTGCTGGAGGTCCAGTGAGTTGGAGGTCGATTCTACAATCTACAGTTGCTCTGTCGACTACGGAGGCTGAATACATGGCGGTAACAGAAGCTATAAAGGAAGCCATCTGGCTTCAAGGATTGCTTGATGACTTGGGGATTGAACAGGACCATGTGGATGTTCATTGTGACAGTCAGAGTGCTATTTATTTAGCAAAGAATCAAGTTCATCATGCACGTACAAAACACATTGACGTGAGGTTCCATTTTGTTCGTGAGATTATTGACGAGGGAAATATTCTTCTTCAGAAGATTGGGACCGCTGAGAATCCTGCGGATATGTTGACAAAGCCAGTTTCGTTGCTCAAGTTTAAGCATTGCTTAGACTTAATTGGCATTTGTAAAGTTTGTTGATTGCCCCATGGGGGATTGGGAGACGACCATTCAGAGTGTTGCTTCGAGGTTTTGAGCCAAGGTGGAGATTGTTGATGATTGGCTCAAATGCAATCTTTTGGCCTAGGAAGGCAGTATGTACAGAAGAAGGAAGAGGCATAGGATAGAGACCATTATGACTGAGGCCCAAGAAAAGAATTTGCCCTGTCCGCTTGTCCTGTATGGTTAAACGAAACTCATCAAAAATACATTGGCATTTGTTATCAGCACACAATTGATGAACAGATAATAAACTCTATGATAACGGGGGGCATATGTAGAACATTGGTAAGTTGGAGAGAACTTGTAGGAGTAGGAATTGAAGAATAACTAATATGAGCAATAGCTAAACCTGGTCCATTTGCAGCAGTAATGGTCTCAGAACCAATATATGAAGTAGGAGCAGACAAATTCCCAAATTCAGTCGTCATATGGTTGGTTGCACCAGTATCAGCAATCCAAACCTCAGTGGAGGGTGAAGAGGAACAAGCCTGAGCAGCCATGGCAGTCATTGGAGTAGAGTGTGAGGAACTAAAAGGAACACTTCTCAATAGAAACATGTCATGGCAGTATGATttgttttcaaacaaatttgACATGGTTCAGCCTCAGAGTGAGATGGAATTGTAGATCGAAAACGACAAGTAGCAGCGATATGACCCTTTTTCTGACAAATTCGACAAATAAGCACAGGAGGACCATAACTGTTTCAAAAAGGTTGATGAGGCTTACCAAGAATACATTGAGCACCATTACCAAACTGAGGAGGAGAATTGGAGAATTGCTGAGGAGGATTAGAATAAGACTGATTCTTGGGATAAAAGCGTGAACTATTAGGGTAGCCATGTTGATTATAGAACATCTTGCCTTTGCCTTCATCTTGAAATCCATAGGAAGAATTATGAGACCCGTAAGGCATAGGGGAATAAGGAACAGAATTCATACCAGACCCATGAGGAATTCTGAGTCGCGACAGCCATAGCAGACATGATTGGAACATTGTGAGTAGATTCCTCAATTGTGGCCTCCTCGGCCTTCAATTGAGATCGAAGATCTTTCAAAGAAATACCATGATCACGACCTCGAATCACAACCTTGACCGTATTATATTCAGAAGGTAAGCCTTTGAGAACCAAAATGGCAGTATCATCATCTGGAATTTCAAAGCCAACAGCAGAAAGCTGATCACAAACATCCTTGATTTTCTGAACATATTGATCAATAGTTTCCAAGCCTTTCTTGATATTCTGAAGATCAGGCTATAATTGGAAAATGCTTGCTCTAGTAACACTTGCAAATCGTTCACGAAGATTGACCCACATGGCGTTAGAGGTTGAGCAACCTATAACACACGAAATAGCCGAGGGCAACAACGTCGCAGTAATCAAAGTCATGAGTGATGTGTCCTGAATCGTCCAAATCGTGAATGCGTCGAAAAGAACAGAGCCATCCTCCGTGACCAAGAATTGAGGCGAGCATTTGAATGAACCATTGATGAACCCTAGAATTCTATTTCCACGCAGCAAGAGCTCCATTTGAAAATTCCAAGTGACATAATTTGTATCATCTAGTTTAACAGAAATAGTGTTACCAACACTAGAAATCAAGGAAGAAATTGGGGATTGAGTTAGGGCTAACTGACCTATTGTtaccaaataaaaatggatAGAATAAATAAGATAGCAGAGTAAattcaaccaaaaacaaataccATAAAATATGTAAAAAGAAGATGCACAAAAGGATGGAGGTGGGGTGAGAGTGGGCCTGGAGCCTAACAGAGGGTGCCGGCACGTGGAACCCAAGCACAGACAAACGGAGCGCCATCTGCTGCTCTGATAAGCCAGCATTCTTTGTTGCACACAAAGACGTCTACTTCGTTGTCAGCGACGGAAGACCTCTACCTAATTACAGGCAAAGCGGCATTTTGCAAAGCCACCTCTCCCACTCTCCATTCTGCGACAGGAGTTGGAAGCCCACAATCTCGCCCCACAACCCCAAAGCATCTCTGGCCAAATTTGCGCCTCGCATATGACGTCTGACACCGATTTCATGCGGACGACCATAAAATATGTAAAAAGAAGATGCACAAAAGGATGGAGGTGGGGTGAGAGTGGGCCTGGAGCCTAACAGAGGGTGCCGGCACGTGGAACCCAAGCACAGACAAACGGAGCGCCATCTGCTGCTCTGATAAGCCAGCATTCTTTGTTGCACACAAAGACGTCTACTTCGTTGTCAGCGACGGAAGACCTCTACCTAATTACAGGCAAAGCGGCATTTTGCAAAGCCACCTCTCCCACTCTCCATTCTGCGACAGGAGTTGGAAGCCCACAATCTCGCCCCACAACCCCAAAGCATCTCTGGCCAAATTTGCGCCTCGCATATGACGTCTGACACCGATTTCATGCGGACGACGTTACACACTCTTCCCTTCCATGCCATCCTTATTGCCCCCACTTTGGGTCACAAGTCAGCGTGACTTGACTCGGCAATGGAGTCTCGTAGAACTGATCATATAAATAGCACCACCGAAGTATAATTTGTCGATGTGGGACAAAATTGCGCGGCCTGGCgagtttctttgtattttttttttcccacttgAAAAAGAGTAAGTGGGTTTGTTGTCGGGGCGGAGCTAGGATTTTATATTTGAGGGGGCCAAAATGTTAAACACAAAAAGTTTAGTTGTGTTGTAAATGTGGAGCccaaatgcctataaatagggcttCTCCATTTGTAACAAAACACacaataagaagagaaaaacttctctctctctccatcaaaaaaaaaataaaaatggaacgaggtaattccattataaatgggaatgaacgtgaaagaacaaacccacaatacgaaccccaaaatttgttaatactgaatttatacttgggtgttcggaataaaagggaatatacctactttgtatgacacactgttttctagcagaaacaagaaatatgtggcataccacaatttgcaataatacctcaagggttgtctatttaattgttggaacttcaggttctcaacactgttaaattttgaacttcaggccaaagccacatattctcatggtatggacatttttacaattttctgtacatatttcgggacttcaagcccttacataattgtccatattttgaggaacttctggcatctcatttaattgctcatccatgagtttaaggaactgcaggttcccttttgtatatagtgacggtttacccaaaatggttcatatttatgcatacgtcactattcatgtgaatagtactatatCGTGGCCGTCACCATGGGTCTATCAGAGTTTAGACTTATGCTCAGGCTTCCAACTGGGACCGCGACAGGATGGAGAtcccaaattttctctatCGAAGTCTGGCCTGTTTTGCATCTCAGGTAGGTCTGGAAAGTTGCAATTCCCATAAGTGACAGTCTTCCATCCTCAAAACTGCGTAAGTTCCATTAGCAAGTTCAATCAAAGCGGACACCGCCGCTCATCGCCGGGCAACCACCTCTGCCTCTGCCTCTGGAATCCACAGATCTCAAAAACCTCATGAATTCCAACTTCGACTTCGATCTGGGTCTCGGATCGAGTCGACCTAAATCGCTCAACgaccagaagaagaaaacctcttccttttcctccaCCGCGACGGGGCAATCCAGACCCCCCTGGCAACCCCGTACTGATCACGTTCTTTGTAAGCCACGGAGAGCAGGTTGCGCTCCTCCACTGTCAGCTCACCGGCGGGGGTTGCGCCAGAGGAGGCGGACGGAATCGAAAGCTCGGCCGAAAGGTAGCTCATCTTCCTGCCCAGTTTGGATAAATCAGGGGGCGGATCGAAATCGGAAGAGGGTGTGGATTTCTTGCCTCATTCCTTCCAAGTATCGTCCTCTTCGTCGTCTACGACATCGTCCAGGTC
Above is a window of Prunus persica cultivar Lovell chromosome G2, Prunus_persica_NCBIv2, whole genome shotgun sequence DNA encoding:
- the LOC109947049 gene encoding uncharacterized protein LOC109947049, which gives rise to MDFKMKAKARCSIINMATLIVHAFIPRISLILILLSNSPILLLSLVMVLNVFLACSSSPSTEVWIADTGATNHMTTEFGNLSAPTSYIGSETITAANGPGQADRANSFLGPQS